From Nymphaea colorata isolate Beijing-Zhang1983 chromosome 6, ASM883128v2, whole genome shotgun sequence, a single genomic window includes:
- the LOC116256854 gene encoding enhanced ethylene response protein 5 isoform X1, which produces MAYLSMGEAHRRITQYLNRFCDAITNQDGPSLRSLLSLSSNFLSLADALNVFQDANRLVRQNDKYVQFAEILVNHLRCLQSFRNDHFVDAYNAFEKSANAFLQEFRNWESAWALEALYVIVFDIRGLAEQADRELVAVGKNPDKLKAAGSFLMKVFGALAGKNPKRVGALYVTCQLFKIYFKLGTVHLCRSVIRSIETARIFDFEEFPTRDKVTYMYYTGRLEVFNENFIAAEEKLMYALKRCHPQKQANIRLILKYLIPVKLSLGILPKKWLLEKYNLLEYADVIQALRTGDLRLLRNALQKHEDRFLRSGVYLVLEKLELQVYQRLTKKIYIIQKQKDASKAHQVKLEIIVKAFKWLEMDMDIDEVECIMAILIHKNLMKGYFAHKSKVVVLSKQDPFPKLNGRPVNS; this is translated from the exons atggcgTACTTGAGCATGGGGGAGGCTCATAGAAGGATAACCCAATATCTCAACCGCTTCTGTGATGCCATTACCAACCAGGACGGCCCCTCCCTCCGAtcccttctctccctctcctccaaCTTCCTCTCCCTGGCCGACGCCCTCAACGTCTtccag GACGCCAACAGATTGGTCAGGCAGAACGACAAGTACGTGCAGTTCGCCGAGATTCTGGTGAACCATCTTAGATGCTTGCAAAGCTTCCGGAACGATCACTTCGTTGATGCGTATAATGCGTTTGAGAAGTCGGCAAA TGCTTTTCTGCAGGAATTTCGAAATTGGGAATCTGCGTGGGCCCTGGAAGCTCTGTATGTGATAGTGTTCGATATTCGGGGGCTTGCCGAACAG GCTGATAGAGAGTTGGTTGCCGTTGGGAAGAATCCTGATAAATTGAAGGCAGCTGGTTCCTTTCTAATGAAAGTGTTTGGCGCACTTGCT GGTAAAAATCCAAAACGTGTTGGAGCACTGTATGTCACATGCCAattattcaaaatatatttcaag CTTGGCACTGTTCACCTCTGTAGGAGTGTGATAAGAAGTATTGAGACTGCACGTATTTTTGATTTTGAAGAGTTTCCTACAAGAGACAAG GTTACATACATGTACTATACTGGTCGTTTAGAAGTTTTTAATGAGAATTTCATCGCT GCTGAAGAAAAGCTCATGTATGCCTTAAAACGCTGTCATCCTCAAAAGCAAGCAAATATAAG GCTGATACTAAAGTACCTGATACCTGTGAAGCTCTCACTTGGTATACTACCCAAGAAATGGCTTTTGGAGAAGTATAATTTGCTTGAG TATGCTGATGTGATTCAAGCATTACGTACTGGTGATCTTCGACTTCTTAGGAATGCCCTTCAAAAGCATGAGGATAG GTTCTTAAGATCTGGTGTTTATCTTGTTCTTGAGAAGTTAGAGCTCCAAGTTTATCAACGATTGACGAAGAAGAT ATACATCATCCAAAAGCAGAAGGATGCAAGCAAGGCGCACCAAGTAAAATTGGAAATCATAGTAAAAGCTTTTAAATGGCTTGAGATGGATATGGACATTGATGAG GTTGAATGTATAATGGCGATACTCattcacaagaatcttatgaAAGGATATTTCGCACACAAGAGCAAAGTGGTAGTTCTTAGCAAGCAAGATCCCTTCCCAAAACTGAATGGCAGACCAGTAAATTCGTAA
- the LOC116256854 gene encoding enhanced ethylene response protein 5 isoform X2: MPLPTRTAPPSDPFSPSPPTSSPWPTPSTSSRLVRQNDKYVQFAEILVNHLRCLQSFRNDHFVDAYNAFEKSANAFLQEFRNWESAWALEALYVIVFDIRGLAEQADRELVAVGKNPDKLKAAGSFLMKVFGALAGKNPKRVGALYVTCQLFKIYFKLGTVHLCRSVIRSIETARIFDFEEFPTRDKVTYMYYTGRLEVFNENFIAAEEKLMYALKRCHPQKQANIRLILKYLIPVKLSLGILPKKWLLEKYNLLEYADVIQALRTGDLRLLRNALQKHEDRFLRSGVYLVLEKLELQVYQRLTKKIYIIQKQKDASKAHQVKLEIIVKAFKWLEMDMDIDEVECIMAILIHKNLMKGYFAHKSKVVVLSKQDPFPKLNGRPVNS; the protein is encoded by the exons ATGCCATTACCAACCAGGACGGCCCCTCCCTCCGAtcccttctctccctctcctccaaCTTCCTCTCCCTGGCCGACGCCCTCAACGTCTtccag ATTGGTCAGGCAGAACGACAAGTACGTGCAGTTCGCCGAGATTCTGGTGAACCATCTTAGATGCTTGCAAAGCTTCCGGAACGATCACTTCGTTGATGCGTATAATGCGTTTGAGAAGTCGGCAAA TGCTTTTCTGCAGGAATTTCGAAATTGGGAATCTGCGTGGGCCCTGGAAGCTCTGTATGTGATAGTGTTCGATATTCGGGGGCTTGCCGAACAG GCTGATAGAGAGTTGGTTGCCGTTGGGAAGAATCCTGATAAATTGAAGGCAGCTGGTTCCTTTCTAATGAAAGTGTTTGGCGCACTTGCT GGTAAAAATCCAAAACGTGTTGGAGCACTGTATGTCACATGCCAattattcaaaatatatttcaag CTTGGCACTGTTCACCTCTGTAGGAGTGTGATAAGAAGTATTGAGACTGCACGTATTTTTGATTTTGAAGAGTTTCCTACAAGAGACAAG GTTACATACATGTACTATACTGGTCGTTTAGAAGTTTTTAATGAGAATTTCATCGCT GCTGAAGAAAAGCTCATGTATGCCTTAAAACGCTGTCATCCTCAAAAGCAAGCAAATATAAG GCTGATACTAAAGTACCTGATACCTGTGAAGCTCTCACTTGGTATACTACCCAAGAAATGGCTTTTGGAGAAGTATAATTTGCTTGAG TATGCTGATGTGATTCAAGCATTACGTACTGGTGATCTTCGACTTCTTAGGAATGCCCTTCAAAAGCATGAGGATAG GTTCTTAAGATCTGGTGTTTATCTTGTTCTTGAGAAGTTAGAGCTCCAAGTTTATCAACGATTGACGAAGAAGAT ATACATCATCCAAAAGCAGAAGGATGCAAGCAAGGCGCACCAAGTAAAATTGGAAATCATAGTAAAAGCTTTTAAATGGCTTGAGATGGATATGGACATTGATGAG GTTGAATGTATAATGGCGATACTCattcacaagaatcttatgaAAGGATATTTCGCACACAAGAGCAAAGTGGTAGTTCTTAGCAAGCAAGATCCCTTCCCAAAACTGAATGGCAGACCAGTAAATTCGTAA